CGCGGCGGAGAAAGAGCAAGAGGAATACGCCGCATGCAACCGCCACGAGCAGACGGCGATTTCGCGCCAAGCCGTCACGTCGTGTAGTCCGCATTGATGTGGATATAGCCCTCCGTCAGATCGCAGGTCCACACCTTTGCCGAGCCCTGGCCGGAATGAAGGACGACCCGGATCTGAATCTCCTTCTCCTTTAATTTTGCGCGTGCCGCTTCCAGCGTGGAAGCCGAGATGGGTATCCCGCCTATAAAGATGTCCACCCGATCCGATGAAAGGGAGACGCCCGAGTTCCCGATCGCGCCGACGATGCGGCCGAAATTCGGATCCGCTCCGTAAATTGCCGTCTTCACCAGCGGCGACCTGATGATGGTCCTGCCGATGGTATGCGCTGCTTCGTCGCCCGGCGCGCCTTCGATCGTGAGTTCGACGAATTTGGTGGCGCCCTCGCCGTCGCGGACGATCGCAGTGGCGAGGCTGGTGCAGACATTCAACAAGCTCTCGCGGAATTGCGCCGGATCGGGGCGCCGGCCGGATGCGCCATTGGCCATGACGACAACCATGTCGTTCGTCGAGGTGTCGCCGTCGATCGAGATGGAGTTGAATGACCGTTGCACGGCATAGCGCAGCGCCGCATCCAGTTCATCGTGGGAAATTTCGGCGTCGGTCATGATGAACGAAAGCATCGTGGCCATGTCCGGGTGGATCATCCCCGCGCCTTTTGCCACGCCGGCAATCTTTGCGCCTCCAACTTCGGCGGTGGCGATCTTCGGAACCGTGTCGGTCGTCATGATGCCGCGCGCGAGCAGTTCCAGATTCTCCGGCTGCAGCGAGGAAATCGCTTTCGGAATCGCTGCCCGGATCCTGTCCACCGGCAATGCCCGTCCGATCACACCGGTCGACGACACGACAATTTCGTTTCGCTTGCATCCGATCTGCTCCGCCAGCGCCTCGGCGGTGGCCTGCGCGTCGCGCAGTCCGGCCTCGCCCGTCGCGGCGTTGGCATTTCCGGAATTGACCAGCACCGCGCGAATCCGGTGGCCGCTATCCTGCAGATGCTTTTTTGAAACGACGAGTGGCGCGGCAATGAATGTGTTCTGAGTAAAGACCGCCGCGGTTGCAGCCGGCCTGTCGGAAAGAATCAGCGCCAGATCGAGCGCGCCGCCGGCCTTGATGCCGGCGGACACGGCCGACAGTGTGAATCCCTGTACAACCATCGTTTATTGATACACCTTTATTGATATACCTTGGCGCGCTTGAAATCGCCGCCCTTCACAATCGAAAGCGCCGCAACAGTGACGTGGCGGCGGAACGCTGCGTTGACCTGATCCAAGGTCAATGCTTCGAGCTTCGCATCCATGTCCTGGTCCCAGGCCAGAGTGCGCCCGTATTGTTCGCGCGAAGCAATCAGGTTGAGAAGACCCGCATCGCCCGAACGCGACTCCGTGCGCTGATCACGAATCGATTTTTTTGCAGCCGTCAGTTCGGCGGCGGTGAAGCCGTCGCGCAGAGTTTTGGTCAATTCGTCGACAAGACTCGCTTCCACTTTGGGCGCATTCACCGGATTCTCGATGGCGGCAGCGGAGAACACGGCGGCGTCGCCGTCCGTGGGCGCGCCAAAGCTCGATGAAACACTGTAGCTGAAGCCCTCCCGGTTGCGAACGCGATCGGGTAGCCGCGCCGTAATCGTACCCCCGAACATGAAGTTGGCCATGACCATTGCGGCGTAATCCTGGTCGGTATCCTTCATGCGAAGACGGATGGCCGCGGACAGCTGCGCATTCTCCTTGTCCGGAGTTTCGATCTTCGTATTGATGTGCTGAACATCTTTGTAGTTGTTCACGATCCTCTTGTATGGTGCGGAACTCTTCCACGAACCCAGCAGGTCCGCAGCGATGCCTTCCACCTCGGCAGTCTCGAACTTACCGACAACCGTCAGTTCACCTTGTGACGCGCCATAGAATTTTTCGTGAAATTTCTTCACGTCGTCCAGCGTGACTTTTTTGAGATCCTCGATTTCTTCATCGATCGTCCGGATGTGCCGCACATCGGTCCGCGGATAAGGACTGATGTTGGCCTGCAGAGCTTCCGACACCAGCGTCCCCGGCTCCGTGCGGCCGCGTTCGATCTGCGCGACACGTTGATTGCGGATCTGTTCGAAATCGGATTCGGGAAACGCCGGATTGCGAAGAATCTCCGCCGCAAGACGAATGGCGGGAATCAGGTTCTCCGCCGTGGTCGAAATGCTCGCGCCCGCGCTGCCGAGGCCGCCGCCCCGGACATTGATCGTGGCGTTGAGTTTTTGCATTTCGTCCTGCAGCTGCTGGCGGCTCCTGGTTTTGGTTCCCCGCATCAGCAGGGCGTCGGTCAGCTGCGCGACGGCAGCCTGTCCCGCCAGCGATGTTTCATCGCCAAAGCGAAGCGTCAAATCGGCCTGAACGCGGTTGCCTCGTGTGGCTTTGGGCAGCAGCGCCAGCCGGAAGCCGCCCGGAAGAGTTGAACGTTTGATGCGCTTTTCGATCACCGCTGGAGAAGGATCGATCGCTTCGCCGGTATCGACTTTGATGTCGGGGGTATAGGACCGGAGAAGCGCATCCAGCGCCGGAGCATCCGCTACAGTGGTGCGGTCCGGCGCGGCGTCCGGAATGAACATGCCGATGGTCCGGTTCGAATTCTTGAAGTATGTCTTTGCAACCTGCTGGACATCCTCGGAGCTGACCCGTTTCAGCTCTTCATAATTGGTGAACAGGAGACGCCAGTCGCCGTCGGCAATCGTCTCGGTCAGGTTCATCGCGAGTTGCTGAGAGTTTGCGAAAGTACGGTCCATGCCCTGGATGATCCGGGTCCTGGCGCGTTCGACTTCCTCTTTAGTTGGCGGTTCGGTCGAGAGGCGGCCGACATTATCGAGGATGATTTTCTTGACATCGTCCAGCGACTGATCGTCGCTGAGGGTGGCACTGATCTGGACCAGCCCCGGATCATGCATCTCGCCCACCGACATATTGACGTTCAGCGCTTTCTTCGTGTCCACGAGCGCTTTGTCCAGCCGTCCCACTCCGCCTCTTCCGGAGAGAATGCCCGACATGACTTCGAGTGAAGCCGCGTCCGGATGCGCCATCGACGGACCGTGATAAGCAATGACGAGGTTCTTTCCTTTTCCGACTCTGCGAAGCTCAACCGACCGTTCGCCATCCTGCGGCGGCTCGACGGTGTACATATCGTCCAGCTTCCGCGTGGGCCGCGGAAGCGCGCCGAGGGACGAGGCAATCATATCGAGTGTCTTCGATGGATCGATCCGGCCGGCAACCACAAGCACCGCATTGTCCGGCTGGTAGAACTTGGTTTTGAACGCGGCGAGCCGCTCGATCGGCACGCGCTCGATATCCGCGCGCGAGCCGATGACGGACTTGCCGTAGTTGTGCCAGAGGTAGGCGGTCGACATCACCCGCTCATCGAGAACCTCCTGAACGTTGTTCTCTCCGCGTTCGAATTCGTTGCGGACGACGGTCATCTCCGTATCGAGGAGCGCCTTTTCCATGCGCATGTTCACCATGCGCTCCGCTTCCAGACCAAGAGCCCATTTCAGGTTTTCATCCGAGGCATTCACCGTTTCGTAGTAATTGGTGCGGTCGTAATCCGTCGTACCGTTCCAGCGGGCGCCGTGGTCTTCCAGCTCCTTCTTGATGTCGCGGTCATGCGTGCTCTTGATGAAATTGATGTGTTCGAGCAGATGCGCCATTCCCGTTTCGCCGTAACCCTCATGCCGCGATCCGACGAGATAAACAATGTTGACGGTAAGCGTGCTGCTGCCGGAATCAGGCAGCAGCAGGACCCGCAGCCCATTGGGATAGGTGTATTCGGTGATTCCCGCCATCGATGCGCCCTTGGTGACGCCGCTGGGCAGCGTCTGGGCGGAAAGCGTGATGCTGAGCATGAAGATCGCGGCGAATGATGCGATGCGTTTCGCAGGCATGGTTCATCTCCTTCGACAAGGAAATTAGCCACAAAAAGCACATAAGGCACATAAGCTTTTGTGCTTTTTGTGCCTTTTGTGGCTAATCCCTTCTTATATACAGTGAGGAATAGTGTACTTCATCTCGAGCCGGTGCAGGGTCTGCCCGTGCTGGCGGGCGAGCACATCGGTTTCGTGTTCCCATTCATAGAACTGGCTGAGCATCACGGGGTCGCAATCGAGCGCCGCCAGACAACGGCGGTCTTCGAGGATCGACTGCGACAGGAGGTCGGTATAGAGGCGGCACGCCACTGCAAAGTCAGCGCCGCCGGTGCGGCCGAGTTCATCGAATAATGAACGGGCGCGGCGGTGGCTGGCGAGCTGCTGTTCGAGAGAAGCGAGACGAAGGAATTCTTCGGTGTTGTCGAGGCAGCGATGGCCGACATCGCGCATGAAAGCCAGGATGACGCGGACATCTTCCTGGTCCACCTCATCGCGGATTTCGATCCGCTCGCCGATCAGCCTCAAAACCTCCAGACCACAGTAGACCACCTGATGCTCTCGTGCTTTCGTTGCCGTCGCTTGCATATGTAACTCCGAGAATCTAAAAGCCGCTACATAGTATTTGAATCACTTATGGGGGCTAAGGATAGTAGTAGAAACCCTGCAGAGCAAGTTCTTTTTGTGGTACGATGTCCGCTTTCAAGGAACCGTATTGAGCGTATAGGAGGTAGCGTGAGCACAACTCTCAACGGCCAGGCCCCTGTCACCCAGAAGGATTCATCTTCTTCAGAGCAAAAACCACCATTTCCAGGCATTCCGACGACGTCGGACGGCGCAGGAATGGTTGTCTGGGTCGAAACTCATATCACACAGGGTGCGTGCGCATATCCGATCACTTCGTCCACGACGATGGGCGGTGGTTATCAAGCCGAAGTAGCCAACGGCAAGAAGAATCTCTGGGGCGAGGAGTTGGCTTTCATCGAGCCGGAATCCGAGCACAGCGCCGCCAGCACCTGCGAAGGTTTCGCGGTCTCGGGCGGCCGCGTGACGAACTTCACATCGGGCCAGGGACTGATCCTGATGAAAGAAGTCCTGTACACGATTTCCGGCAAACGCCTGCCGGTGGTCTTTCACATCGGCGCGCGCGCGCTGACCTCGCAGTCGCTGAATGTGCACACGGGACATGACGACGTCTATGGCGTCGCGGACTGCGGCTGGGGCGTCCTCTTCGCGCGCAATGCGCAGGAAGCCGGCGACCTGGCCTTGATCACCCGCCGCGCGGCGGAGGAAACGGAAACGCCGTTCCTGAATGTGCAGGACGGATTCCTCACGACGCACACGATCGAAAACGTGAAACTGCCGGAACCCGAGTTGATGAAACAGTTCGTCGACCACCCGTCGAAGCGCACCCGCGCTTTATTCGATCCTCGAATTCCTCTGATGTCCGGCGTCGTCCAAAACCAGGACAGCTACATGAAGGGCAAGATCGCGCAGCGCCGCTGGTACGACCGCGTTCTGCCGACGCTGAAGGCCGTGATGGATGAATACACACGCCTGACGGGCCGCAAGTACGACGTCGTCATCCCTTACCGGCTCGAGGACGCGGACTATGCCGTCGTCGGATCCGGCAGCATGATCGAAACCGGCGAAGCGGCAGTCGATTGGATTCGCGAAAACCTGGGAATCAAAGTCGGCTTGCTCCACGTCACCTGCTGGAGACCGTTTCCTTCGATTGAAATCGTTGAAGCGCTGCGGCATTGCAAGGGCATCGCGGTCATCGAACGCCTCGATATTCCGATGATGCAATCGAATCCTCTGCTTGCTGAAATCAAGGCTGCATTCGCGGACTCGGTGTCCGGAACGCCGGGTTACCCTGAATTAGACCGCGTGCCGAAGTTCTTCGGCGGCTCCGCCGGTCTCGGCAGCCGCGACGTTCGGGCCGGCGACTACATCGCGATCGTCGAGAACATGGTCAGCCAGAGCCCGCGCTATTACTTCTCGCTTGGAATCAAGCATGAGACGGCGCTTCCGATCACCAAAGACCCCGACGTCCGCTCTCCCGGATCCTTCTCGATGCGCGGCCACTCGGTCGGCGGGTACGGTTCGGTAACGACGAACAAGGTCATCGCGACCATCGCCGGCGAAGTATTCGGCATGGACGTGCAGGCATATCCGAAGTACGGATCGGAAAAGAAAGGTTTGCCGACCACCTACTACCTCACGATCGCGAAAGATCACATCCGCGTCCACTCCGAACTGGAACACGTGGAATTCATTCCTCTCAACGACGTCAACGCCTTCAATCTCGAAAATCCTCTGGCCGGCCTCTCGCAGAACGGAATGGTTTTTGTGCAGAGCCCGAAAACCGAGACCGATCAGATCTGGGCGGCGGTTCCGGGCTGGGCGCGGCGCGAACTGATTCAGAAGAACGCCAGGGTGTTCGCTCTCGATACGGTAAAAATCGCGAAGGAAGTTTCGTCGCTGGCCGACCTCCAGCAGCGCATGCAGGGCATCGTGCTGCTTGGCGCGTTCCTGCGCGTCACGCCGTTCACCTCCGAAAGCGGCATCAGTGATGAAGACCTGTTCAAGGGCGTCGAAAAAGCGCTGAGAAAGTATTTCGGTAAACGGGGCGAACGCGTGGTGCAAGATAACCTGCAGGCTGTTTCGCGCGGTTACCGCGAGTTGATGGAGATTCCACGTGACGTCATGTTGGCGAACCCCGGCAAGGGCGCCGCAGTGAACGCATAGTCGAGACTACTTAAGGAGTAACAATGAACGAATTCGATGTACCCGTTGAAGAACTTGCCGAAGACATTCGATTGAATGTCGTCGACGTCGCGGACTTCAACGAGCGCGTGGTTGGCGCTTATGAAAAAGGCACTGCGGAAAAAGGCCTCGCGGCCGATGATGCCGTCGGCCGCAGCATCATTCCGGCCGCCACCGGAGCATTTCGGGACTTCAGCTACATCGCTCCCGACATCCCGTTGTTCATCACGGAAAACTGTGTCGGCTGCATGGACTGCGTGACCGAGTGCCCCGATACCGCGATTCTCGGAAAGGTCGCGGAGCCGGCCACACTCGAAGAACGGCTTTCCAAGGTCGAAGATCCTGAAATGCGCGACAGCATGGCGAAGCAGTGGGCTGTCACGAACAAGTATTTCAACGTCATCGAAAAGAAAAATCCGGGCGGCGGCGGAAAGTTCGGCATCTTCATCGATCCCACGAAGTGCAAGGGCTGTGCGGAGTGCGTCGACGCCTGCGGCGATCACAATGCCTTGAAGATGATCCCGAAAGACGACAAGAACATGGACTGGTTCAAGACCGCGTTCAACTTCTACCGCGGCATGCCCGAGACGCCGAAGAAATACATCAACGAGAAGGCTCTCTCCGACATGATGCTGGCCGAACGCTCTCTGCTCTACGTCGGCGGCGCGGGATCCTGCATGGGATGCGGTGAAGCCACGGCGATCCGCATGATGCTGGCGGCGACCGGCTTCGTTTACGGCAAGGAAAACATCGGCATGGTCGCGGCCACAGGCTGCAACACGGTGTATACCTCCACCTACCCTTACAATCCGTATGAGATCGCGTGGACCAATTCCCTTTTCGAAAACGCTCCGGCAGTCGCCATGGGCGTGCGGGCGAAATGGGACACCAACGGCTGGCACAAAAAGCGGCTGTGGATCATCGGCGGCGACGGCGCCATGAACGATATCGGATTCCAGTCCCTGTCGCGCATGCTCGCGGCCGGAATGGACATCAAAGTCATCGTTCTGGATACCCAGGTCTATTCGAATACCGGCGGCCAGACCTCGACCAGTTCGTTCAAGGGCCAGGACGCCAAGATGAGCTTCCACGGCAAAACGATCCCCGGCAAGAAGGAGAACCGGAAGGAACTCGCAAACATCTGCATGATGCACAAGGATGTTTACGTCGCGCAGACCACCTGCGCGCATCCCAACCACTTCTATAAGGCCGTGATGGATGCCAACGAATATCCGGGTCCCGCCATCGTGAACGTCTTCACGACGTGCCAGCCGGAACATGGAGTTGGCGACAACATGGCCGAGCATCAGGCGAAACTGGCCGCCGATTCACGCTCCTTCCCGATCTTTATTTACGATCCGCGCAAGGGCTCACGATTCAAAGAACGGCTCAGCCTTGCGGGCAACCCGAACATGAAGGAAGACTGGTACGTGAATCCGAAGACCGGTGAACCGACGGATTTCATCGCGTTTGCCCGCTCCGAGGGCCGGTTCTCGAAACACTTCGATAAGGATGGCAATCCTTCCGCGACGCTTCTTGCGTCAAATCAGGAACGGCTCGAAAACTGGAGACTGTTGCAGGAACTCGCGGGAGTGAAGTAAGAAAATAGCCACAAAAGGCACAAAGGGGAAATGGCATCTTGACCATTTTCCCTTTTGTGCCTTTTGTGGCTAATCCTCTTCGTTGCATATGAGCACGGACCTCGAAATCAAGCTCCTCAAGGAAACGATTCTTGCTTTGCGGGAAGAGCTCGAGAAGGTACGCTTCGAGGAGCGCGAACACATCGAACAGGC
The Terriglobia bacterium genome window above contains:
- a CDS encoding thiamine pyrophosphate-dependent enzyme; the encoded protein is MNEFDVPVEELAEDIRLNVVDVADFNERVVGAYEKGTAEKGLAADDAVGRSIIPAATGAFRDFSYIAPDIPLFITENCVGCMDCVTECPDTAILGKVAEPATLEERLSKVEDPEMRDSMAKQWAVTNKYFNVIEKKNPGGGGKFGIFIDPTKCKGCAECVDACGDHNALKMIPKDDKNMDWFKTAFNFYRGMPETPKKYINEKALSDMMLAERSLLYVGGAGSCMGCGEATAIRMMLAATGFVYGKENIGMVAATGCNTVYTSTYPYNPYEIAWTNSLFENAPAVAMGVRAKWDTNGWHKKRLWIIGGDGAMNDIGFQSLSRMLAAGMDIKVIVLDTQVYSNTGGQTSTSSFKGQDAKMSFHGKTIPGKKENRKELANICMMHKDVYVAQTTCAHPNHFYKAVMDANEYPGPAIVNVFTTCQPEHGVGDNMAEHQAKLAADSRSFPIFIYDPRKGSRFKERLSLAGNPNMKEDWYVNPKTGEPTDFIAFARSEGRFSKHFDKDGNPSATLLASNQERLENWRLLQELAGVK
- the argJ gene encoding bifunctional glutamate N-acetyltransferase/amino-acid acetyltransferase ArgJ encodes the protein MVVQGFTLSAVSAGIKAGGALDLALILSDRPAATAAVFTQNTFIAAPLVVSKKHLQDSGHRIRAVLVNSGNANAATGEAGLRDAQATAEALAEQIGCKRNEIVVSSTGVIGRALPVDRIRAAIPKAISSLQPENLELLARGIMTTDTVPKIATAEVGGAKIAGVAKGAGMIHPDMATMLSFIMTDAEISHDELDAALRYAVQRSFNSISIDGDTSTNDMVVVMANGASGRRPDPAQFRESLLNVCTSLATAIVRDGEGATKFVELTIEGAPGDEAAHTIGRTIIRSPLVKTAIYGADPNFGRIVGAIGNSGVSLSSDRVDIFIGGIPISASTLEAARAKLKEKEIQIRVVLHSGQGSAKVWTCDLTEGYIHINADYTT
- a CDS encoding pitrilysin family protein, whose translation is MPAKRIASFAAIFMLSITLSAQTLPSGVTKGASMAGITEYTYPNGLRVLLLPDSGSSTLTVNIVYLVGSRHEGYGETGMAHLLEHINFIKSTHDRDIKKELEDHGARWNGTTDYDRTNYYETVNASDENLKWALGLEAERMVNMRMEKALLDTEMTVVRNEFERGENNVQEVLDERVMSTAYLWHNYGKSVIGSRADIERVPIERLAAFKTKFYQPDNAVLVVAGRIDPSKTLDMIASSLGALPRPTRKLDDMYTVEPPQDGERSVELRRVGKGKNLVIAYHGPSMAHPDAASLEVMSGILSGRGGVGRLDKALVDTKKALNVNMSVGEMHDPGLVQISATLSDDQSLDDVKKIILDNVGRLSTEPPTKEEVERARTRIIQGMDRTFANSQQLAMNLTETIADGDWRLLFTNYEELKRVSSEDVQQVAKTYFKNSNRTIGMFIPDAAPDRTTVADAPALDALLRSYTPDIKVDTGEAIDPSPAVIEKRIKRSTLPGGFRLALLPKATRGNRVQADLTLRFGDETSLAGQAAVAQLTDALLMRGTKTRSRQQLQDEMQKLNATINVRGGGLGSAGASISTTAENLIPAIRLAAEILRNPAFPESDFEQIRNQRVAQIERGRTEPGTLVSEALQANISPYPRTDVRHIRTIDEEIEDLKKVTLDDVKKFHEKFYGASQGELTVVGKFETAEVEGIAADLLGSWKSSAPYKRIVNNYKDVQHINTKIETPDKENAQLSAAIRLRMKDTDQDYAAMVMANFMFGGTITARLPDRVRNREGFSYSVSSSFGAPTDGDAAVFSAAAIENPVNAPKVEASLVDELTKTLRDGFTAAELTAAKKSIRDQRTESRSGDAGLLNLIASREQYGRTLAWDQDMDAKLEALTLDQVNAAFRRHVTVAALSIVKGGDFKRAKVYQ
- a CDS encoding 2-oxoacid:acceptor oxidoreductase family protein, which gives rise to MSTTLNGQAPVTQKDSSSSEQKPPFPGIPTTSDGAGMVVWVETHITQGACAYPITSSTTMGGGYQAEVANGKKNLWGEELAFIEPESEHSAASTCEGFAVSGGRVTNFTSGQGLILMKEVLYTISGKRLPVVFHIGARALTSQSLNVHTGHDDVYGVADCGWGVLFARNAQEAGDLALITRRAAEETETPFLNVQDGFLTTHTIENVKLPEPELMKQFVDHPSKRTRALFDPRIPLMSGVVQNQDSYMKGKIAQRRWYDRVLPTLKAVMDEYTRLTGRKYDVVIPYRLEDADYAVVGSGSMIETGEAAVDWIRENLGIKVGLLHVTCWRPFPSIEIVEALRHCKGIAVIERLDIPMMQSNPLLAEIKAAFADSVSGTPGYPELDRVPKFFGGSAGLGSRDVRAGDYIAIVENMVSQSPRYYFSLGIKHETALPITKDPDVRSPGSFSMRGHSVGGYGSVTTNKVIATIAGEVFGMDVQAYPKYGSEKKGLPTTYYLTIAKDHIRVHSELEHVEFIPLNDVNAFNLENPLAGLSQNGMVFVQSPKTETDQIWAAVPGWARRELIQKNARVFALDTVKIAKEVSSLADLQQRMQGIVLLGAFLRVTPFTSESGISDEDLFKGVEKALRKYFGKRGERVVQDNLQAVSRGYRELMEIPRDVMLANPGKGAAVNA